A stretch of the Kroppenstedtia eburnea genome encodes the following:
- the ylxM gene encoding YlxM family DNA-binding protein — translation MLEETTRVNLLYDFYAPLLTEKQRQVMELYFHEDWSFGEIADHLGISRQGVHETVKRSRSTLENLEEELGLLTKHIRRRELADRILERLEDHPERKDVGELLEELLGMD, via the coding sequence ATGTTGGAGGAGACGACCCGGGTCAACCTGCTCTACGATTTCTACGCTCCTTTGCTGACGGAGAAGCAGCGGCAGGTGATGGAGTTGTATTTCCACGAAGACTGGTCCTTTGGGGAGATCGCGGATCACCTCGGTATCTCCCGTCAGGGGGTTCACGAGACCGTCAAGCGCTCCCGGAGTACACTGGAAAACCTGGAGGAAGAGCTGGGACTCCTCACAAAACACATCCGCAGACGGGAGCTGGCCGACAGGATTCTGGAAAGGCTGGAAGACCACCCGGAGCGGAAGGATGTGGGGGAACTGCTGGAGGAACTTTTGGGCATGGATTGA
- the ffh gene encoding signal recognition particle protein has protein sequence MAFEGLSERLQSALAKLRGKGKVSEADVKVAMREVRLALLEADVNYKVVKDFVSKVRERAVGQEVLKSLTPGQQVIKVVNEELSSLMGGTQEKLNLTSKPSVILMVGLQGAGKTTTTGKLGRFLKKQNRHPLLVAGDVYRPAAIRQLEVLGDQVELPVFSMGDQESPVRIAVDGVAKAKEEGHDTVLIDTAGRLHIDETMMGELKAIREKVQPDEILLVVDAMTGQDAVNVAESFNRELGLTGVILTKLDGDTRGGAALSVKSVTDCPVKFVGMGEKVDALEPFHPERMASRILGMGDVLTLIEKAQASVDQEKAKDLERKLRTQQFTFDDFLEQMEQVRNMGPLDELLGMMPGMGQMKNMKNLQVDEKQLTKVEAIIRSMTREEKQNPEIINAGRRRRIAAGSGTTVQDVNRLIKQFMDMKKMMKNFTSMSKGKKKKGFGKLKFPFMP, from the coding sequence ATGGCATTTGAAGGGTTGTCCGAACGGCTGCAATCGGCCCTCGCCAAGTTGCGCGGCAAGGGAAAGGTGAGCGAGGCGGATGTGAAAGTCGCGATGCGGGAAGTCCGCCTGGCCCTCCTCGAAGCCGACGTCAACTATAAAGTGGTGAAAGACTTTGTGTCCAAGGTGCGGGAACGTGCCGTCGGACAGGAAGTGCTGAAAAGCCTGACGCCCGGCCAGCAAGTGATCAAGGTTGTCAATGAGGAGCTGTCCAGCCTGATGGGCGGGACCCAGGAGAAACTGAACCTCACCTCCAAACCGTCAGTGATCCTGATGGTCGGGCTCCAGGGGGCGGGGAAAACCACCACCACCGGAAAGTTGGGACGTTTCCTCAAAAAGCAGAACCGGCATCCGCTTCTTGTGGCGGGTGACGTCTACCGTCCGGCTGCCATCCGGCAGCTGGAAGTCCTCGGAGACCAGGTGGAGCTGCCGGTCTTCTCCATGGGGGACCAGGAAAGCCCGGTCCGGATCGCCGTCGACGGGGTGGCCAAAGCCAAGGAAGAGGGACACGATACCGTCCTGATCGACACCGCCGGTCGTCTCCATATCGATGAGACGATGATGGGTGAACTGAAGGCGATCCGGGAGAAGGTGCAACCCGACGAAATCCTGCTGGTGGTGGATGCGATGACCGGTCAGGATGCCGTCAATGTGGCGGAGAGCTTCAACCGGGAACTGGGATTGACCGGTGTGATTCTGACCAAGCTGGATGGAGACACCCGGGGCGGAGCCGCCCTGTCCGTCAAGTCGGTGACGGACTGTCCGGTGAAATTCGTCGGGATGGGGGAAAAGGTGGATGCCCTGGAACCCTTCCACCCGGAGCGGATGGCTTCCCGGATCCTGGGGATGGGGGATGTCCTCACTCTCATCGAAAAAGCTCAAGCCTCCGTCGACCAGGAGAAGGCGAAGGACCTGGAGCGGAAGCTGCGCACCCAGCAGTTCACCTTTGATGACTTCCTCGAACAGATGGAGCAGGTGCGCAACATGGGTCCCCTGGATGAACTGCTCGGCATGATGCCGGGGATGGGACAGATGAAAAACATGAAGAACCTCCAAGTGGATGAAAAACAGCTCACCAAAGTGGAGGCGATCATCCGGTCGATGACCCGGGAAGAAAAACAGAACCCCGAGATTATCAACGCAGGACGGCGCAGGCGAATCGCCGCCGGCAGCGGGACCACGGTTCAGGATGTGAACCGCCTGATCAAGCAGTTTATGGACATGAAGAAGATGATGAAGAACTTTACCTCCATGTCCAAAGGAAAGAAAAAGAAAGGGTTCGGGAAGCTTAAATTTCCCTTTATGCCCTGA
- a CDS encoding HIT family protein, whose product MGHFLIEPKRHIEGLGELIDAEAEEIGRMTARLSRALKEGEGAEHVYSFVLGHHVPHLHIHVIPRYPGAPREYWGMRVNEWPDASRGGKEAIEALCERVRKKLT is encoded by the coding sequence TTGGGCCATTTCCTGATCGAACCGAAACGGCATATTGAAGGTCTCGGGGAACTCATCGATGCCGAAGCGGAGGAGATCGGCCGCATGACCGCCCGGCTCAGCCGCGCCCTCAAGGAGGGCGAGGGAGCCGAACATGTCTATTCCTTTGTCCTGGGCCACCACGTCCCCCACCTCCATATCCATGTGATCCCCCGCTATCCCGGTGCACCCCGGGAATACTGGGGAATGCGGGTCAATGAATGGCCCGATGCGTCCCGGGGCGGGAAGGAAGCGATCGAGGCGCTCTGTGAGCGGGTGCGAAAAAAACTCACATAA
- the pdaA gene encoding delta-lactam-biosynthetic de-N-acetylase — MQRAPWFALVSIIIISSLLASAPTAAYGTKPYHFGFKKSKDGQLASIAQEGFMEILQKQGAIFLGDKDKKELYLTFDNGYENGHTLKVLDVLKEKKVPAAFFVTGHYVKDQPELIKRMVKEGHVIGNHSWSHPDMSRIPVGRMKEELSKVQEEVSHLTGQKEMHFERPPRGIFSEQTLAVSRELGYTTVFWSVAYQDWNTKQQKGWNHAYQKVMSQLHPGAVILLHSVSKDNAEALAKIIDDARKQGYEFKSLEQLKVKHYN; from the coding sequence GTGCAGCGTGCACCCTGGTTTGCGCTTGTTTCCATCATCATCATTTCATCACTCTTGGCCAGCGCTCCCACAGCGGCTTACGGGACAAAGCCTTATCACTTTGGCTTCAAGAAGAGCAAAGACGGTCAGCTCGCTTCCATTGCACAGGAAGGCTTCATGGAGATCCTGCAGAAGCAGGGCGCCATCTTTCTCGGGGATAAAGACAAAAAAGAACTGTATCTCACCTTTGACAACGGATATGAGAATGGCCACACCCTCAAGGTTCTCGATGTTTTAAAAGAGAAAAAGGTGCCTGCCGCTTTTTTTGTGACGGGTCATTATGTGAAAGACCAGCCTGAATTGATCAAGCGTATGGTGAAGGAAGGGCATGTGATCGGGAATCACTCGTGGAGCCATCCGGACATGTCTCGAATCCCTGTCGGCAGAATGAAGGAAGAGCTGTCCAAAGTCCAGGAAGAGGTCTCTCATTTGACCGGGCAAAAGGAGATGCATTTTGAACGCCCTCCCCGGGGAATCTTCAGTGAGCAGACCTTGGCCGTCAGCAGGGAGCTTGGCTATACCACTGTTTTTTGGTCAGTTGCTTATCAGGATTGGAATACAAAACAGCAAAAAGGATGGAACCATGCTTACCAAAAGGTGATGTCTCAGCTTCATCCCGGTGCGGTGATTCTGCTTCACTCCGTCTCAAAAGATAATGCGGAGGCTTTGGCAAAAATTATTGATGATGCGAGAAAACAGGGATATGAGTTCAAGAGTTTGGAGCAGTTGAAGGTGAAACATTACAATTAG